A window from Candidatus Eisenbacteria bacterium encodes these proteins:
- a CDS encoding NHL repeat-containing protein — MQSEAPPSGANSISPGDTSAPVARLGGRGSEPGRFQRPAGISFDAFGHLFVADRGNHRILEFDAGLVLVGERGGFGFEPGRFVDPRAVVADRGTRVYVLDTSGGRVQTLDARREPEGVLLDARGAAGGLGIHRPVAMAVDGAGRLFLSDRETQSLLVYSASGDSLAAWGGFGDGPGQFRRIAGACVDARGSVWVADEARRRVVRLDAAGGYVSEFEAAPESLAASRPFGVAVAADGRVAVADPGLRRVTVFSASGQAQAVLEGDGTHPFEEPVAVAWGGDRLAVADQGAHVVLVFRMPGVPARPAGAR, encoded by the coding sequence GTGCAGTCCGAGGCGCCACCCTCCGGCGCCAATTCCATCTCCCCCGGGGACACCTCCGCGCCCGTGGCGCGCCTGGGCGGGCGCGGCTCGGAGCCCGGGCGCTTCCAGCGCCCCGCGGGGATTTCATTCGATGCCTTCGGACATCTGTTCGTGGCCGACCGCGGCAACCACCGGATCCTGGAATTCGACGCCGGGCTGGTCCTGGTGGGCGAGCGGGGCGGGTTCGGCTTCGAACCCGGCAGGTTCGTGGACCCGCGCGCCGTGGTGGCCGACCGCGGGACGCGGGTGTACGTGCTGGACACCTCGGGCGGGCGGGTGCAGACCCTCGACGCCCGCCGCGAGCCGGAGGGCGTGCTGCTCGACGCCCGCGGCGCCGCCGGCGGGCTCGGAATCCACCGCCCGGTGGCCATGGCCGTGGACGGTGCGGGTCGCCTGTTCCTCTCGGACCGCGAGACCCAGTCGCTGCTGGTGTACTCCGCGTCGGGCGATTCCCTGGCCGCCTGGGGCGGCTTCGGGGACGGCCCGGGCCAGTTCCGCCGCATCGCGGGCGCGTGCGTGGATGCGCGCGGCTCCGTGTGGGTGGCCGACGAGGCGCGCCGGCGCGTGGTGCGCCTGGACGCCGCGGGCGGCTACGTGTCGGAATTCGAGGCCGCCCCGGAGAGTCTCGCTGCCTCCCGGCCCTTCGGCGTGGCCGTGGCCGCGGACGGCCGGGTGGCGGTGGCCGACCCGGGCCTGCGCCGGGTCACCGTCTTCTCGGCCTCCGGTCAGGCCCAGGCGGTGCTCGAAGGGGACGGCACCCACCCGTTCGAGGAGCCGGTCGCGGTGGCCTGGGGCGGAGACCGGCTGGCCGTGGCGGACCAGGGAGCGCACGTTGTCCTCGTCTTCCGGATGCCGGGTGTCCCGGCCCGACCCGCGGGCGCGCGCTAG
- a CDS encoding PorV/PorQ family protein: MRSWFPRFALLTLILVAAAVPAAAQQGGGGASLFITPSARADGMGRAFVSIADDPSALWFNPAGLGFIEHTEAMTNYAKLVPGLADDVFHMYLAYLKNSHSWGTFGGSVTYLSYGVSTISRENPTGGADSVGTFSSYELAPMLSFGTAISRNIAFGFSVKLLYVDLAPGYALLQSGVATSNSVNGTGSSVAADIGVLARDTVHIGGRAVELSIGSVLQNLGPSISFVDQANSDPLPRNINTGFSARVQLQEGYAVTAAINAQKFIIPTQGATDSAGNVIDVPSEPIHWHVGAEVLAAGTLAGRLGFIHDPGGQISSVTYGLGILLSKLQVDFASVPQAYSERVKKFSLTVKF, translated from the coding sequence ATGCGCAGCTGGTTCCCGCGGTTCGCGCTTCTCACGCTGATCCTGGTGGCCGCGGCGGTGCCCGCGGCCGCGCAGCAGGGTGGCGGGGGAGCGTCCTTGTTCATCACCCCCAGCGCGCGCGCCGACGGCATGGGTCGCGCCTTCGTGTCCATCGCGGATGACCCCTCCGCGCTGTGGTTCAATCCGGCCGGCCTGGGCTTCATCGAGCACACCGAGGCCATGACCAACTACGCCAAGCTGGTGCCCGGCCTGGCCGACGACGTGTTCCACATGTACCTGGCGTACCTCAAGAACAGCCACAGCTGGGGCACGTTCGGCGGGAGCGTCACCTACCTCTCCTACGGGGTGAGCACCATCAGCAGGGAAAACCCCACCGGTGGCGCGGACTCGGTGGGCACGTTCAGCAGCTACGAGCTGGCGCCCATGCTCTCCTTCGGCACCGCGATCAGCAGGAATATCGCCTTCGGCTTCAGCGTCAAGCTGCTGTACGTGGACCTGGCGCCGGGCTACGCGCTGCTGCAGTCGGGTGTGGCCACCAGCAACAGCGTGAACGGCACCGGCTCGTCGGTGGCCGCGGACATCGGCGTGCTGGCCCGCGACACGGTGCACATCGGCGGGCGCGCGGTGGAGCTGTCCATCGGTTCGGTGCTGCAGAACCTCGGCCCCAGCATCTCGTTCGTGGACCAGGCCAACTCCGACCCGCTGCCGCGCAACATCAACACCGGCTTCTCGGCGCGGGTGCAGCTGCAGGAGGGCTACGCCGTCACCGCCGCGATCAACGCGCAGAAGTTCATCATCCCCACGCAGGGGGCGACGGACTCGGCGGGCAACGTGATCGATGTCCCGAGCGAGCCGATCCACTGGCACGTGGGCGCGGAAGTGCTGGCGGCGGGCACCCTGGCGGGACGTCTCGGGTTCATCCACGATCCCGGCGGGCAGATCTCGTCCGTGACGTACGGGCTGGGCATCCTGCTCAGCAAGCTGCAGGTGGACTTCGCCTCCGTGCCCCAGGCGTACTCGGAGCGCGTGAAGAAGTTCAGCCTCACCGTGAAGTTTTAG